The sequence below is a genomic window from Silene latifolia isolate original U9 population chromosome 7, ASM4854445v1, whole genome shotgun sequence.
GACAGAATACATACAACAAAAGTTGGTCCCAAACTCCCAATTATAAGACCAAACTTTTTAACTCTTTCTTAGTCACCACTCATGTATGTGGTCGGAACTTGTCAACTAACTTTCACCAAAAAAGCCTTCGCCATCTGTATATTTCACCTTTAATAATGTATACAAAGTATTAcagttcttattcatttttaTTTTACACAAATTCTGATTTAAGACGGACATTATCCGCCAAATATATACCAAATTATATAGAACATTGCATAAGTCAAAAGTTGTCTTTATTACCACCATGTGATAGTAGACGGATACTTCGTCTTAAACAAGACTTGCTAATTATTTtaatgcaataataataataagtcttTAGTATTCAATCATTTTGCTACTTCAACAAGAAAAGAATAATATTTACATGTCAATTTATGGTCGATCATCACACAGTTGATCTTGTGTACATTATATATAAGTCACCTTTCAATACTTGTCGTACATTATATAAGCAAGCTAGCTATAATATACAAATTTTAGTTTTGTTTGTATTTTTGTGAATTAAATTAATACTGTTGTATTTGTATGTGAGAAAATTGAGAATATGATAGATGAGAAGTATTTGGACATTGTATTAGTTCCTAGCGGACTGCTAGTGTTGGGTGCATACCACGTCTGGCTGTTTATCGTTATTGTTCACCATCCTACACGCACCGTCGTCGGCCTCAACGCTATTAGCCGCCACCAATGGGTCTGCCATATGATGAGCGTTAGTTTCTTTTACCTTCATTCTTTATTTCAATCCTGTTTTTCATCTCTTTGCTTACATGTTTGAAATTAAACTTTTGACTTTTACAAAGCAATTCTAACTTACCTTTCAAATGTTTGATGTGATCTTTGATGTTTATGGAACATTCATTGCATTTCTATTTCAATATGAATCGGTTGACTTGTGAATTTTAAACGTATCTTCTGTGTTAGCAGTTTATCAATAAATGTCTTAAGAACATATTCCTTGTGTTGTTTTGTGTTTATTCTAAGGTCTCATGTTCAAGAATTATTGAGTAGCAAAGTCAATAATCTCAAGTTTTTTGAGGGGAGTTGGGACAGCGAGTGCTACCCCTTGCTACTAGGTAGCTCCACCAGTCATGTGACGGTGGTAAAATACTAAAATTCAATAGCGAGATTTTTGTCGCTCATGTGATCTGTCCATTTTCCTGCAAAATTTCGTCAATTTTCATATAAAAAGTGCAAGACATTAAAAATTCCAACAGTGAACCAACCGATCACTAATGTGCGATATGATCCTCTTTACAGGATCCGGGGAAGAACAGCGTTCTAGCAGTGCAAACCTTACGGAACAATTTAATGGCATCAACATTATTGGCAACAATAGCCATAACACTGAGTTCTCTAATCAGTGCTGTCGTTAGCGGAGCAAGCCAAACAACAGCTCTCATCTACACAGTTCACACTGTCAAGTACTTCTCAATTCTGGTATGCTTCCTGGTTGCATTTTTCTGCAGTATGCAATGTGTCAGATACTACGCTCACGTAAGTTTCTTGATTAACGTACCATCGCCTCAAGGACGTGCTGAGTACATCCAATTTGTGGCTCGCCAATTGAACCGGGGCAGCCTGTTTTGGTCTCTTGGACTCCGAGCATTCTACTTTGCGTTTCCTCTGTTGATTTGGATTTTTGGCCCGGTTGCTATGTTTGCTTGTAGCTGCTTGATgacatttttattgtatttcttggaTTTTTCTTCTACTTCTGTGTCAAAGAATCTCTCCAATGGATATGTACACAAGTATAACAGCAATGCTGATGTCGAATCCCGAGCTGACTCCAGGTAAAGTTCAATGTTTAAAACTCAGCACCAAACTTTAAAAAAGTCTTCAAAACCTTCAGGTAATGGTCCTCCTATTATGCTCCCTCACTCGAGTGCCCATTGGCCTCGAAGAGTGGTTAGTGCATAGGCCCCCTCATATCATGTGCTGAAACTTCCACTTAGTGAGTTATTGGGATTGAcaggattcgaacccgtgaccgTTAGTCACAAAACCTTAAGCTGATGGTTGAGGTCCAACAATTATATTTATTTCTATTACATTATTCTGCCCTAGGACGGTCTTAGTCAAGAATTAGCGAGTAATGTATGTATGCAGACATTTCGGCAGCTCTACATAAAATATACAGTATATCTGAACAATGTGCATGGATTTGTAGGAATATAAGCATAGCAAGAGACTCAAACCTGCATAGCTCATTGTTGGGAGATGCAACGCTTTGCTCCGGTTCAAGCGATGTATTGAGCTAATTTCCGAGAAAGAGTGTGTTTTGTATCCAAACCCTGACACATTGAAGGCTGATCACTGAGATAACGAAGCAGTTGGAAGCTGAAGAGAATAGAGCAGGGACATGATATTATGTAAATTTGAGCTTTAGACATGGCTTTGTAGTTTGTACACACCTTCCGTCTTTGGCTCATAAATTCAATTCTGGAGTAAAAAGTAAAACAATCACACCCTTAAAAGTTTGTGTTAGATTAAGATTTTAGATTAAGGGTAATTATTACGAGATTAGAGGTGGGGTTACTTAGTAACAAGGGCTACTTGTCATAACTTTATAGGGAAATTTTTAGTTCAAAAAATGACATGGTGTTAGAGTCAACATTTTTTATCGATACTGTAAATTTTTACATATATAACTCTGGTTTTTAATTATTTTCCAAAATGACTTGAAAATATCTTTTATGGGGGCCGTGAAACTTTTTTTAATAGGTTCGCTACCTTTAGAAGGTTTATAATACTTTCTCCGTGTAAGTCGCATGAGTCAAGTTGAACATTTTGAATACAAATGAATATTCCCCAAAGGAGTACGAAATTTAATCTGAGTTGTTTGATAGTTCCTTAGCGGGTTCCTTTCTTGTTCCAATGCTAATGTTCACCACTAGCGCCTGCTGAATATTAGCAAGGATAGAATTGTTGGTAATGAGCAAAAATAAGTCGTTTATATATATTGGAATAGAATCAATCTTATTATACACGACACTAACACCCAATTAATCAAGTAGCAGGTAAATTTACATGTTGTTATACTAAATATACCTTGAGATGATATAATGAATCTATAAAGCCCAAAAAAATTAAAACGGTTGTACCAAGAAATGTAAGGAAGTAAGTTCAACTTCGCGCATGTATGACCTATAATTAGGCACCATATAGAAGACAAATGAATCCAgggaaataagaaaaataaggaagtcagTGATCACTCGTCTATAATAATAACAAATTGTGTGTGAAGATTAAACATTTTCTGGTGGGGATATTAGTATATTAGAGGAAGTTAAGATACATTCAACATGAAAGGATGCAACAAAGACATGACAAGGCAGAAACGGAAAACAAAAAAATCGCGGAAGTAACTATAGTAAGATTATCTCAATTGCAAAGAATGTAAAGGAAATATGAGCAATGTTCACAAGTCATTGGACGGATATTAACGAACAAGAGATAAAAGTTTAACTCGTACAAAATATGTGCAGATATAAATAGAATAACTAGGTAAATAATGGTATGTTTCCTTATGACGGGTTTATTTGTCACAAGCTTATGATGGTCGCAACCGAAAATTTGTGGATAAATTATTGACGCAAATTTTGCTGAAACCCGCTCTCCAGTCTCCACTACCCATGAGAAAAGGATTTCCCAATAACTCTATGTTGTTCCGCTTGTACAATTTGTCCACACAATTTACAGATTAAGGCATTAAGCGAATCGAAGGACACAGAAACAAACCCCACATAAATCTCTACTAATGCTTTTTAATCTGTTCAACAAGCTCACCTCCTCTAACACTACAATTCCCCTAAAATTacccccaatttctagggttagggtttgttCTATACTCCTCCAATGGGCATCATACTCCCAGCTAAAAGTCCACTGGCGCAAAGATCGGCACCTCGATACTGCAATTCAAGAAGACAAAAAATGGCGAATGTGCGCAAAAGTCGTCAAAGAAGTTCTCAACGAACCTAATCAAGTCATCCCATTAAGGTACTTAGAAAAACGACGACATAGATTGAAGCTTAATGTTAAAGCTAAAACCTTTAttaatcaaaacccttttttatttGATATTTATTATGATAGAATCAAACCCAATTCAGAACTTATCCCTTTTGTTCGTCCTAGTGATTATCTTGAGAAATTGCTGGATGATGAGAAAAGGGCTTTTGCTCAAAATGAGTTGTTGATTGTTGAGAAATTGTGTAAGTTGTTGATGATGGCGAAAAATCATGTTATTAGTGTTGACAAATTGGTTCATGTTAAGCGTGATTTCGGGTTTCCGAATGATTTTTTGACCAGCATTGTGCCCAAGTACCCGGAGTATTTCAGATTGGTAGGGGGTGATGAGGAAAAATCATTTCTGGAGTTGGTTTCGTGGGAGGGGAAGTTTGCGAAATCAGTGATAATGAGGAGGGCAGAAGAGGAGGAGAGCTTGACTGGGATTCAAATGCGGCCTTCATTTGATTGGAAATTGCCTCGGGGGTTTTACATTAAGAAGGAAATGAGGGAATGGGTTAGAGATTGGATGGAAATGCCTTATATCAACCCGTATGATGATGCGTCACATTTGGAACCGGCTTCACGAGAAATGGAGAAACGAATGGTTGGAGTGCTTCATGAGTTGTTATCGTTGTCGTTGCTTAAACGAGTTCCCGTGCCTATAATTGGGAAGTTTTGTGAGGATTTTAGGCTATCTAATGCGTTTGCAAGTGCGTTTACTCGACATTCCGGAATATTTTACATATCGTTGAAAGGTGGGATAAAGACGGCGGTGTTGAGAGAGGCGTATAAGGATGATTTGTTGGTCGATCGGGATCCATTGCTTGTGATCAAGGATAAATTTGTTGAGTTGTTGGAGGAGGGGTGGAAGGTAAGGATGGAGGAACTTCGGTTGAGAAGGGAAGCAGTTAAGAATGATATGGAATCGTTGGTGGCTAAGGATTCTGATATCCCGCTTCAGGAGAGTAATAAGCAGCTTTGAAATGGTTCTCTGAGCAAACTGGTTCGAAATTGTGTTGTCTCTTGCGAACATGTCTGAAATTCCCCTGAATTTTCATGTGTATTTCATCCTCCTGTATGTTGTCAAAGCTGCCAAAATATGCCTGATTTCTTACGGCTATTTGGGTTTACTTATAAGAGTTTATGCCTAATTGCCTATCTTGTGGCATGTAATTGCTAGACCCTTTATCTCACTTTCTCAGTAATAAATTTATACCTGCCTGCACCTTGGTCTTATGCATGTAGGGTTTTTTTTTTATCTGTGGACAATAGTGTTTAATGCAATGTACGCATACCTCAAAGTGATTAGCTATGAATCTGATGCTTCCCTTTGTAAATAACTGAGTTTTTGATAGCATGTACAAAGTTTTCACAATTTCGAGCTGAAGTCTAATACAAACGAATAAATGGGTCATCTGATAATTTCATCAAAGCTCATGTCACAAAGGACTAGGAGGAGACCTGTGTAATTATGATTATGTCCTTTTCTGTTattcgaaattttttttgaaattaaggTAAGCAAAAATTCCTGGTAAACTAATGTTAAGCAACTGTTGCACCACTCTTCCTATTTGGTTTGAGTTTGGTGTAACATTTTGTATTTGGTGATTAGTTCTATATCAGTAAGGTATTATTGTGCAGAATAAGGAACTTTCATATTTATATTCGACTCATGcattttgtttgctaattatgtGATTGTTTTCTTCTTATTCAGGAAGACGTTCTACTTTTAACATTGTTTAAAGCAGTGTGGCAAAGTGACAAGACTCTCATGGGCAAACTGTATACAGCCAGTAATATTACTCACACAAAATGAATGCGACGTTCGAAAACCCACCCAGAACTAACCTCCTTTGATAAAAGTGGTATTCCTTAGTCACTCCCTTATTCATTGTTCTTTTTATATGACTTTTCAAATATTTCTACTTACACCGTGTGACCAACAAAAAACGCATGAATCTCTACTTATTTAAGTAGTAACTACTACTTACTTGCTTATTACTTGAACACAATGCCATTTATCTCCCTTATGTGACTTGTTTCGTAATTTGTGTTGGAGATGGAGATGAGAAAGATCGCGAGATTGCTGCTAATTGTTGCGTCTTTATCCTTGATTTCTGAGTCAAACAGTCAATATTGGTTAGCCCCATCTATTCCATTCCAACCTGTTCCAGCCCTCCGTCCTTTGTGTCTGACCCAATTTTCCcttgtaaattatgcatgttccTCGATCCGTTACACACCTGCTCTGCTGCCACCTCCACcccctcctcctcttcctcctcc
It includes:
- the LOC141592252 gene encoding uncharacterized protein LOC141592252, with product MIDEKYLDIVLVPSGLLVLGAYHVWLFIVIVHHPTRTVVGLNAISRHQWVCHMMSDPGKNSVLAVQTLRNNLMASTLLATIAITLSSLISAVVSGASQTTALIYTVHTVKYFSILVCFLVAFFCSMQCVRYYAHVSFLINVPSPQGRAEYIQFVARQLNRGSLFWSLGLRAFYFAFPLLIWIFGPVAMFACSCLMTFLLYFLDFSSTSVSKNLSNGYVHKYNSNADVESRADSRNISIARDSNLHSSLLGDATLCSGSSDVLS
- the LOC141592254 gene encoding protein WHAT'S THIS FACTOR 1, chloroplastic, with the translated sequence MLFNLFNKLTSSNTTIPLKLPPISRVRVCSILLQWASYSQLKVHWRKDRHLDTAIQEDKKWRMCAKVVKEVLNEPNQVIPLRYLEKRRHRLKLNVKAKTFINQNPFLFDIYYDRIKPNSELIPFVRPSDYLEKLLDDEKRAFAQNELLIVEKLCKLLMMAKNHVISVDKLVHVKRDFGFPNDFLTSIVPKYPEYFRLVGGDEEKSFLELVSWEGKFAKSVIMRRAEEEESLTGIQMRPSFDWKLPRGFYIKKEMREWVRDWMEMPYINPYDDASHLEPASREMEKRMVGVLHELLSLSLLKRVPVPIIGKFCEDFRLSNAFASAFTRHSGIFYISLKGGIKTAVLREAYKDDLLVDRDPLLVIKDKFVELLEEGWKVRMEELRLRREAVKNDMESLVAKDSDIPLQESNKQL